One Myotis daubentonii chromosome 3, mMyoDau2.1, whole genome shotgun sequence genomic window carries:
- the LOC132231342 gene encoding toll-like receptor 12: MGGRLLLPGLLLLPPLISGWTIPNCLVAEGSRLHLVSRFFLCGLDSRLPLLVVCSGVTNVTKALEAVPQGVEGLCLRGSPPVLPADAFSRFPGLKALGLTLSLTQILPGAFRGLGQLQRLSFIHLPVKDLFLPPDAFGNLSSLQYLAFSGVCLDGNSGVRLPPNLRRLSVTLSCLEDVGQLADIFPDLVLGSSSGDAWTLETLDLRSNSRLKMASPGGLQGLKLGTLNLDHTKMKAAAVMGLGLRRLDALSVTYTDTAELPAGTVAHFELQELNLGRMRIEHIAPEALASCESLKSLSLKGSGLMDLPPGFLAALPRLQRLNLSGNKLRSAVLCPNETGAVPGLRALGLSSNELRSLAPHTFSCLSHLRELLLQMNQLVWLEGQVFQGLGRLEVLDLSNNPLEALGRGWLAPLPALTTLNLLKTHIVLSPAWDFWGLESLRDLRLPLRSGPSGTALSLPTRLTSLELHAVPGGELWELASPVFPALQNLTLNGWGLQLGTQKVPKIFPALRQLSLFGSSLEGLCSPDNPSVFLWQLPRLQYLRVEGDGRGPRPCCITGLPSLQELTLKRLLSRAQPRRVQLEELVGDLPRLQVLHVAQTGLETLSAVAFQGLGSLQVLVLDWEAGLVLDGSLQEHSPQMPQYVYVLGSSLACQCANAWAEPWLERSPRTYVHIASVQLCQPEAGVHPKQPLFPFLWSHCPRTLELGLFLGSSALLLLLISLPLLQEARNSWLLYLQALFRAWLQDLRGPKGEGKRFLYDVFVSHCRQDQAWVVQELMPALEGRRGLRLCLPERDFEPGKDVADNVVESMASSQVTLCVLSGQALHTPRCRLELRLATSLLLAAPRPPLLLLVFLERVSRHQLPRYHRLARLLRRGDYCVWPKEEESKGDFWAWLGSRLEQARLG; encoded by the coding sequence ATGGGCGGACGTTTGCTGCTGCCCGGtctgctcctgctccctcctctgatCTCAGGCTGGACCATCCCCAACTGCTTAGTGGCCGAAGGCTCCAGGCTGCACCTGGTCTCCCGTTTCTTCCTCTGCGGCTTGGACTCCAGGCTGCCCCTCCTTGTGGTGTGCTCCGGGGTGACCAACGTGACAAAGGCCTTGGAGGCTGTGCCACAGGGTGTGGAGGGGCTCTGTCTCCGTGGTTCCCCTCCGGTTCTGCCCGCGGACGCCTTCTCCCGCTTCCCTGGCCTCAAGGCCCTGGGGCTGACCCTGTCTCTCACACAGATCCTGCCCGGAGCCTTCCGGGGCCTGGGACAGCTGCAGCGGCTGTCTTTCATACACCTCCCCGTGAAGGACCTCTTCCTACCCCCTGATGCCTTTGGCAACCTGAGCTCCCTCCAGTACTTAGCTTTCTCGGGCGTTTGCCTGGATGGGAACTCGGGTGTCCGGTTGCCTCCCAACCTACGGCGGCTGTCGGTCACTTTGAGTTGCCTTGAGGATGTGGGGCAGCTGGCCGACATCTTCCCAGACCTGGTGCTTGGCTCCTCCTCCGGCGATGCCTGGACTCTGGAGACGCTGGACTTGAGGTCAAACAGTCGGCTGAAGATGGCCAGTCCTGGGGGCCTCCAGGGCCTCAAGCTGGGGACTCTGAATCTGGACCACACGAAGATGAAGGCAGCTGCAGTGATGGGACTGGGGCTGCGGAGGCTGGACGCCCTGTCTGTGACATACACCGACACGGCCGAGCTGCCCGCCGGGACAGTTGCCCACTTCGAGCTGCAAGAGCTGAATCTGGGGCGGATGCGGATAGAGCACATAGCTCCGGAGGCCCTGGCTTCCTGCGAGAGCCTGAAGAGCTTGAGTCTTAAGGGAAGTGGGCTAATGGACCTGCCACCAGGTttcctggctgccctgcccaggcTTCAGAGACTGAACCTATCAGGCAACAAGCTACGCAGCGCCGTGCTGTGCCCGAATGAGACGGGAGCCGTGCCAGGGCTGCGGGCCCTGGGCCTGTCCAGCAATGAGCTGCGTAGCCTGGCCCCTCACACCTTCTCCTGTCTGTCCCACTTGCGGGAGCTGCTACTGCAGATGAACCAGCTGGTTTGGCTGGAGGGCCAGGTATTCCAGGGCTTAGGGAGGCTGGAGGTGTTGGACTTGAGTAACAATCCActggaggccctgggcaggggctggttGGCTCCTCTGCCTGCGCTCACCACCCTCAACCTGCTGAAGACCCACATCGTGCTGAGCCCAGCCTGGGACTTCTGGGGCCTGGAGAGTCTGCGTGACCTGAGACTGCCGCTCCGCTCTGGCCCTTCTGGGACAGCGCTGTCCCTGCCCACGAGGCTGACCAGCTTGGAGCTTCACGCGGTGCCAGGCGGGGAGCTTTGGGAGCTGGCTTCTCCTGTCTTTCCAGCCTTACAGAACTTGACTCTAAATGGTTGGGGGCTACAGCTGGGGACCCAGAAGGTCCCCAAGATCTTCCCTGCCCTTCGCCAACTCTCCCTGTTTGGCAGTAGCTTGGAGGGCCTCTGTTCCCCCGACAACCCCAGCGTCTTCCTCTGGCAGCTCCCCAGGCTCCAGTATCTGAGGGTAGAGGGGGATGGGCGcggccccaggccctgctgcatCACCGGGCTGCCCAGTCTACAGGAGCTGACGCTGAAGAGACTGCTGTCCCGAGCGCAGCCCCGCCGCGTGCAGCTGGAGGAGCTGGTGGGGGACCTGCCCAGGCTCCAGGTACTGCATGTGGCCCAAACGGGGCTGGAGACACTGTCCGCGGTTGCTTTCCAGGGCCTGGGGAGTCTCCAGGTCTTGGTGCTAGACTGGGAGGCAGGCCTCGTGCTGGATGGCAGCCTCCAGGAGCACAGTCCCCAGATGCCACAGTACGTGTATGTTCTGGGTTCGTCCTTGGCCTGCCAGTGTGCCAATGCCTGGGCGGAGCCCTGGCTGGAGCGGTCCCCCAGAACATATGTGCACATAGCGTCAGTCCAGCTGTGCCAGCCAGAGGCCGGGGTCCACCCCAAGCAAcccctcttcccctttctctggaGTCACTGCCCCAGGACTCTAGAGTTGGGACTCTTTTTGGGcagctctgccctgctgcttctgcTGATCTCGCTGCCCCTCCTGCAAGAAGCCAGGAACTCCTGGCTCCTCTATCTGCAGGCCTTATTCAGGGCTTGGCTTCAGGATCTGAGGGGGCCGAAGGGTGAGGGCAAGAGGTTCCTCTATGACGTCTTTGTGTCCCACTGTAGGCAAGACCAGGCCTGGGTGGTGCAGGAGCTAATGCCCGCCTTGGAGGGCCGCCGGGGACTCCGCCTCTGCCTCCCTGAGCGGGATTTCGAGCCAGGCAAGGACGTGGCTGATAACGTGGTGGAGAGCATGGCCAGCAGCCAGGTCACGCTCTGCGTGCTGAGTGGCCAGGCTCTGCATACCCCCCGCTGCCGCCTGGAGCTCCGCCTGGccacctccctcctgctggccgccccccgccccccgctgctgctgctggtcttcCTGGAGCGCGTCTCCCGCCACCAGCTCCCCCGCTACCATAGACTGGCCCGGCTGCTCCGCAGGGGAGACTACTGCGTGTGGCCCAAGGAAGAGGAGAGCAAGGGCGACTTCTGGGCGTGgttggggagcaggctggagcAAGCCAGGCTGGGCTAG